A region from the Geobacillus vulcani PSS1 genome encodes:
- a CDS encoding glyceraldehyde-3-phosphate dehydrogenase — MKAKVAINGFGRIGRMVFRRAIHSSELDIVAVNASYPPETLAHLVKYDSNHGKFDGEVIALEDGLLVNGKKVKLVNSRDPKQLPWKELDIDMVIEATGKFNDREKASLHLEAGAKRVILTAPGKNEDVTIVIGVNEHMLDIDRHFIISNASCTTNCLAPVVKVLDEAFGIENGLMTTVHAYTNDQKNIDNPHKDLRRARSCAQSIIPTTTGAAKALGLVLPHLKGKLHGMALRVPTPNVSLVDLVVDLKRDVTVDEVNEAFIRAANGPLNGILDFTLEPLVSIDFNTNPHSAIIDGLSTMVMEGRKVKVLAWYDNEWGYSCRVVDLAHLVAAKMNERLSVNA, encoded by the coding sequence ATGAAGGCGAAAGTGGCGATTAACGGTTTCGGACGAATCGGACGGATGGTCTTTCGGCGCGCCATCCATTCTTCTGAACTCGACATTGTGGCGGTAAACGCCAGCTACCCGCCGGAAACGTTAGCCCATTTAGTGAAATATGACTCCAACCACGGCAAATTTGACGGCGAGGTCATCGCTTTGGAAGACGGCCTGCTGGTCAACGGCAAAAAAGTGAAGCTAGTAAACTCGCGCGATCCAAAACAGCTGCCGTGGAAAGAGCTTGATATTGATATGGTGATTGAAGCAACAGGAAAATTCAACGACCGCGAAAAGGCAAGCCTTCACCTTGAGGCTGGGGCCAAACGCGTCATTTTAACTGCCCCGGGCAAAAATGAAGATGTAACGATCGTCATTGGCGTCAACGAGCATATGCTGGACATCGACCGCCATTTTATCATTTCGAACGCTTCGTGCACGACCAACTGCTTGGCTCCGGTCGTCAAAGTACTCGATGAAGCGTTTGGGATTGAAAACGGCCTGATGACGACGGTTCATGCGTATACGAACGACCAAAAAAACATCGACAACCCGCATAAAGATTTGCGCCGCGCTCGCTCATGCGCGCAGTCGATCATCCCGACGACAACGGGAGCGGCGAAAGCGCTTGGGCTCGTTTTGCCGCATTTAAAGGGAAAATTGCACGGCATGGCGCTCCGCGTCCCGACGCCGAACGTCTCGCTTGTCGATTTGGTTGTGGATTTGAAGCGCGACGTGACGGTTGATGAGGTGAACGAAGCGTTCATCCGCGCCGCTAACGGTCCGCTCAACGGCATTTTGGATTTCACATTGGAACCGCTTGTCTCGATCGATTTCAACACGAATCCGCACTCTGCCATCATTGATGGCTTGTCGACGATGGTGATGGAAGGACGAAAAGTGAAAGTGCTTGCCTGGTATGACAACGAGTGGGGCTATTCGTGCCGCGTCGTCGATTTAGCTCACCTTGTCGCAGCCAAAATGAATGAGCGCCTCAGCGTCAATGCGTAA
- a CDS encoding aminotransferase class IV: protein MSMWKTLKYAFTNHCETRENHEDEELRSHYYKATNRAVIDAVKELLSSLPGAELVSVSEERGEICAQTRRGKKLFIVATVISVRPFETAVDFSVTTETKLLPFDFGHSRAVILDLYRKLNARLPYIGSGLNS from the coding sequence ATGAGCATGTGGAAAACACTGAAATACGCCTTCACAAACCATTGTGAAACGCGGGAAAATCATGAAGACGAAGAGCTAAGGAGCCATTATTACAAAGCGACGAACCGCGCCGTCATCGATGCGGTCAAAGAGCTGCTCTCGTCGTTGCCCGGCGCCGAGCTCGTTTCTGTTTCCGAAGAGCGCGGTGAAATTTGTGCGCAAACAAGGCGCGGCAAAAAGTTGTTCATCGTCGCTACCGTCATTTCTGTGCGGCCGTTTGAAACGGCAGTCGACTTTTCCGTGACGACGGAGACGAAGCTATTGCCGTTTGATTTTGGGCATAGCCGAGCGGTCATTCTCGATTTGTATCGGAAGCTCAACGCCCGCTTGCCATATATCGGTTCTGGACTGAACAGCTAA
- the mutM gene encoding DNA-formamidopyrimidine glycosylase yields MPELPEVETIRRTLLPLVVGKTIEDVRIFWPNIIRHPQDPKVFAARMIGQTVRGVERRGKFLKFLLDRDVLISHLRMEGRYAVASALEPLEPHTHVVFRFADGSELRYRDVRKFGTMHVYEKEEADRRPPLAELGPEPLSPAFSPAVLAERAMTTKRPVKALLLDQTVVAGFGNIYVDESLFRAGILPRRPAASLSGKEIERLHKEMVATIGEAVMKGGSTVRTYVNTQGEAGTFQHHLYVYGRQGQPCKRCGTSIEKIVVAGRGTHYCPRCQR; encoded by the coding sequence ATGCCGGAATTGCCGGAAGTGGAAACGATCCGCCGGACGCTTTTGCCGCTTGTGGTCGGCAAAACGATTGAGGATGTGCGCATCTTTTGGCCCAACATCATCCGCCATCCACAAGACCCCAAGGTGTTCGCGGCCAGAATGATCGGACAGACGGTGCGCGGTGTGGAGCGGAGAGGAAAATTTTTAAAATTTCTGCTCGACCGAGATGTGCTCATTTCCCATTTGCGCATGGAAGGACGCTATGCTGTCGCTTCTGCTCTGGAGCCGCTCGAACCGCATACGCACGTGGTGTTTCGCTTCGCTGACGGCAGCGAACTCCGTTACCGCGACGTGCGCAAGTTCGGCACGATGCACGTTTATGAGAAAGAGGAAGCTGACCGCCGGCCGCCGCTTGCTGAGCTTGGGCCGGAGCCGCTTTCCCCGGCGTTTTCTCCGGCCGTATTGGCCGAGCGGGCGATGACAACGAAGAGGCCGGTCAAGGCGCTGCTCCTTGACCAGACGGTTGTCGCCGGATTCGGCAACATTTATGTCGACGAATCGCTGTTTCGCGCCGGCATTCTTCCCAGACGGCCAGCCGCCTCGCTCTCCGGCAAAGAGATCGAGCGCCTGCATAAGGAAATGGTGGCGACGATCGGCGAGGCGGTCATGAAAGGGGGGAGCACGGTGCGCACGTACGTGAACACGCAAGGTGAGGCCGGCACGTTTCAACATCATTTGTACGTGTATGGCCGCCAAGGCCAGCCGTGCAAACGATGCGGCACGTCGATTGAAAAAATAGTCGTCGCCGGCCGCGGCACGCATTATTGTCCGCGCTGCCAGCGCTAG
- the coaE gene encoding dephospho-CoA kinase (Dephospho-CoA kinase (CoaE) performs the final step in coenzyme A biosynthesis.), translating to MTLTIGLTGGIASGKSTVSAMMRELGLPVIDADEAARAVVRPGEEAYRQIVAAFGPDIVQANGEIDRVKLGAIVFHDEEERKKLNAIVHPAVRRKMLAEKEALVRSGAKTVVLDIPLLFESGLTAWVDKILVVYVDDDVQLRRLMERNGFTEEEARARIRAQWPLAEKIKQADAVINNNGTREETRRQLLAILKQWDALEK from the coding sequence ATGACGTTGACGATCGGGCTGACCGGTGGGATCGCCAGCGGCAAAAGCACGGTGAGCGCGATGATGCGCGAGCTCGGCCTTCCCGTCATCGATGCTGACGAAGCGGCGCGCGCCGTCGTCCGGCCGGGGGAAGAGGCCTACCGACAGATTGTCGCTGCCTTCGGTCCGGACATCGTGCAGGCCAACGGAGAGATCGATCGGGTGAAACTCGGGGCGATCGTGTTCCACGACGAAGAAGAACGGAAAAAGCTAAACGCCATCGTTCACCCGGCCGTGCGTCGGAAAATGCTGGCGGAGAAAGAAGCGCTCGTCCGCTCTGGGGCGAAAACGGTCGTGCTGGACATTCCGCTTTTATTTGAAAGCGGGTTGACTGCTTGGGTTGATAAAATATTGGTCGTCTACGTCGATGATGATGTCCAGCTCCGTCGGCTGATGGAGCGGAACGGGTTTACAGAGGAAGAAGCGCGCGCCCGCATCCGCGCCCAATGGCCTTTGGCGGAAAAAATCAAACAGGCCGACGCAGTCATCAACAATAACGGGACGAGGGAAGAGACACGTCGTCAGCTATTGGCGATTTTGAAACAATGGGACGCCTTGGAAAAATAG
- the speD gene encoding adenosylmethionine decarboxylase, whose translation MDTMGRHVISELWGCDFDKLNDMDFIEKTFVDAALKSGAEIREVAFHKFAPQGVSGVVIISESHLTIHTFPEHGYASIDVYTCGHLDPTIAADYIAEMLGAQTRETIELPRGMRPIEVKKAQAL comes from the coding sequence ATGGACACGATGGGTCGTCACGTTATCTCGGAACTTTGGGGATGCGACTTTGACAAACTGAATGATATGGATTTTATTGAAAAAACGTTCGTTGACGCCGCGTTAAAGTCGGGAGCGGAGATTCGTGAAGTGGCGTTCCATAAATTCGCTCCGCAAGGCGTAAGCGGAGTTGTCATTATTTCGGAATCGCATTTGACGATTCATACGTTTCCCGAACACGGCTATGCGAGCATTGATGTGTATACATGCGGCCATTTAGACCCGACGATTGCCGCCGATTACATTGCCGAAATGCTGGGCGCGCAAACGCGGGAAACGATTGAACTTCCGCGCGGCATGCGCCCGATCGAAGTGAAAAAGGCGCAGGCGCTGTAA
- the polA gene encoding DNA polymerase I, translating to MRLKKKLVLIDGNSVAYRAFFALPLLHNDKGIHTNAVYGFTMMLNKILAEEEPTHMLVAFDAGKTTFRHETFQAYKGGRQQTPPELSEQFPLLRELLRAYRIPAYELDLYEADDIIGTLAVRAEQEGFEVKVISGDRDLTQLASPHVTVDITKKGITDIESYTPETVREKYGLTPEQIVDLKGLMGDKSDNIPGVPGIGEKTAVKLLRQFGTVENVLASIDEIKGEKLKETLRQHREMALLSKKLAVIRRDAPVELSLDDIAYQGEDREKVIALFKELGFQSFLEKMDLPSSEEEKPLAEMAFAMADRVTEEMLADKAALVVEVVEENYHDAPIVGIALVNEHGRFFLRPEAALSDPQFVAWLGDETKKKSMFDSKRAAVALKWKGIELCGVSFDLLLAAYLLDPAQGADDVAAAAKMKQYVAVRPDEAVYGKGAKRVVPDESVLAEHLVRKAEAIWSLERLFLDELRRNEQDGLLVELEQPLSSILAEMEFAGVKVDTKRLEQMGEELAEQLRTVEQRIYELAGQEFNINSPKQLGVILFEKLQLPVLKKTKTGYSTSADVLEKLAPYHEIVENILHYRQLGKLQSTYIEGLLKVVRPDTKKVHTIFNQALTQTGRLSSTEPNLQNIPIRLEEGRKIRQAFVPSEPDWLIFAADYSQIELRVLAHIAEDDNLIEAFRRDLDIHTKTAMDIFHVSENEVTPNMRRQAKAVNFGIVYGISDYGLAQNLNISRKEAAHFIERYFESFPGVKRYMEHIVQEAKQKGYVTTLLHRRRYLPDITSRNFNVRSFAERTAMNTPIQGSAADIIKKAMIDLHARLKEERLQARLLLQVHDELILEAPKEEIERLCRLVPEVMEQAVALRVPLKVDYHYGPTWYDAK from the coding sequence ATGAGATTGAAAAAAAAGTTGGTTTTAATCGATGGCAATAGCGTGGCGTACCGCGCGTTTTTCGCTTTGCCGCTGCTGCATAACGACAAAGGCATCCATACGAACGCCGTCTACGGATTTACGATGATGTTGAATAAAATTTTGGCGGAAGAAGAGCCGACCCATATGCTTGTCGCGTTTGACGCGGGGAAAACGACGTTTCGGCATGAAACGTTTCAAGCTTATAAAGGCGGGCGGCAACAGACGCCGCCGGAACTGTCGGAACAGTTCCCGCTGTTGCGCGAGCTGCTGAGGGCGTATCGCATCCCCGCCTATGAACTTGACCTCTACGAAGCGGACGATATTATTGGGACGCTCGCCGTCCGCGCCGAGCAGGAAGGGTTTGAGGTGAAAGTCATTTCCGGCGACCGCGACCTGACCCAGCTCGCTTCCCCCCATGTGACGGTGGACATTACGAAAAAAGGGATTACCGATATTGAATCGTACACGCCGGAGACGGTCCGCGAAAAATATGGCTTAACCCCGGAGCAAATCGTCGATTTGAAAGGATTGATGGGCGACAAGTCGGACAATATTCCTGGGGTGCCGGGCATCGGGGAAAAAACGGCGGTCAAGTTGCTCAGGCAATTCGGCACGGTTGAAAACGTGCTCGCCTCCATTGATGAGATCAAAGGCGAAAAGTTGAAAGAAACGCTGCGCCAACACCGCGAGATGGCGCTGTTAAGCAAAAAGCTCGCCGTCATTCGCCGCGACGCCCCGGTCGAGCTCTCGCTTGATGACATTGCCTATCAAGGCGAAGACCGGGAGAAAGTGATCGCGTTATTTAAAGAGCTTGGGTTTCAATCATTTTTAGAGAAAATGGATTTGCCATCATCAGAAGAGGAAAAACCACTCGCGGAGATGGCCTTCGCGATGGCCGATCGCGTAACAGAGGAGATGCTTGCCGACAAGGCGGCGCTTGTCGTTGAGGTGGTCGAGGAAAATTATCATGATGCGCCGATCGTCGGCATCGCTCTCGTCAATGAACATGGACGGTTTTTCCTGCGCCCGGAGGCGGCGCTTTCTGATCCGCAGTTTGTGGCTTGGCTTGGCGATGAAACGAAGAAAAAAAGTATGTTTGACTCAAAGCGCGCGGCAGTCGCCTTAAAATGGAAAGGAATTGAGCTATGCGGCGTTTCCTTTGATTTATTGCTGGCCGCCTATTTGCTTGATCCGGCCCAAGGTGCTGATGACGTGGCTGCCGCAGCAAAAATGAAACAATACGTAGCGGTGCGGCCGGATGAAGCGGTGTATGGCAAAGGGGCGAAGCGGGTCGTGCCGGATGAGTCAGTGCTCGCCGAGCATCTCGTTCGCAAGGCGGAGGCGATTTGGTCGCTCGAACGGCTGTTTTTGGATGAGCTGCGCCGCAATGAACAAGATGGGTTGCTTGTCGAGCTCGAGCAGCCGTTGTCTTCAATTTTGGCGGAAATGGAATTTGCCGGGGTGAAAGTGGACACGAAGCGGCTCGAACAGATGGGAGAAGAGCTCGCCGAGCAGCTGCGCACGGTCGAGCAGCGCATTTATGAGCTCGCCGGCCAGGAGTTCAACATCAATTCTCCGAAACAGCTCGGCGTCATTTTATTTGAAAAACTGCAGCTGCCGGTGTTGAAAAAAACGAAAACCGGCTACTCCACTTCGGCGGACGTGCTGGAAAAATTGGCGCCGTATCATGAAATTGTCGAAAACATTTTGCATTACCGCCAGCTTGGCAAACTGCAATCGACGTACATTGAAGGGTTGTTGAAAGTCGTGCGCCCCGATACAAAGAAGGTGCATACGATTTTCAACCAGGCGCTGACGCAGACCGGGCGGCTCAGCTCGACGGAGCCGAACTTGCAAAACATTCCGATTCGGCTTGAGGAAGGACGGAAAATCCGCCAAGCGTTCGTGCCGTCGGAGCCGGATTGGCTTATTTTCGCCGCTGACTACTCGCAAATTGAGTTGCGCGTTCTCGCCCATATTGCCGAAGATGACAATTTAATAGAAGCGTTCCGCCGCGATTTGGACATTCATACGAAAACCGCGATGGACATTTTCCATGTAAGCGAGAATGAGGTGACGCCCAATATGCGCCGCCAGGCAAAAGCAGTCAACTTCGGCATCGTTTACGGGATCAGCGATTACGGCTTGGCGCAAAACTTAAATATTTCGCGCAAAGAAGCGGCCCACTTCATCGAGCGCTATTTCGAAAGCTTCCCTGGGGTGAAGCGGTATATGGAACATATTGTGCAAGAAGCGAAACAAAAAGGGTATGTGACGACGTTGTTGCACCGGCGCCGCTATTTGCCGGATATTACAAGCCGCAACTTCAATGTCCGCAGCTTTGCCGAGCGGACGGCGATGAACACGCCGATTCAAGGAAGCGCGGCTGACATTATCAAAAAGGCGATGATCGATTTGCACGCGAGGCTGAAGGAAGAGCGGCTGCAAGCGCGCCTTTTGCTGCAAGTGCATGACGAGCTCATTTTGGAAGCGCCGAAAGAAGAGATCGAACGACTGTGCCGGCTCGTTCCCGAGGTGATGGAGCAAGCCGTTGCGCTTCGCGTGCCGCTCAAAGTCGACTACCATTACGGGCCGACGTGGTATGACGCGAAATAA